The following are encoded in a window of Arcobacter arenosus genomic DNA:
- a CDS encoding peptide-binding protein, with translation MKFLILFSLFFNVLLSSTLNLSMGSSPSRINPILSNDSASSQISQWIFNGLLKYDKNGNPTVDLASSYEFETPTKLIIKIKKGVLWHDGVEVTSKDVIFTYEKIIDPKVYVSFRSNFNEVESVKALDKYTVEIIFKKPYFKALVTWMVSLLPEHILKDEENLMTSKFNKKPIGTGPYKLKEFKNNADIELIANDDYFEGRPKIDKILYKFIPDTNTSFLFLKQKKLDVGGLTPLQYERQIDKKFKEDFKIIEQPSLAYSYLGFNLRDKKFQNKKLRQAIAYATNRKEMIDILYFGHGEICDGPFAPSSFVFDEKFKPYRYDLEKAKKLLKELGYDENNPFSFEVITNTGNPIRANAAQILQYQLKKANIHMNIRVMEWQAFLNTIVTPRKFEAILLGWSTTLMPDAYALWHSNSDKLGRFNLVGYRNEKIDALIDKGSGTVDREKFAKIYKEIYSTIADDLPYLFLYIPNSISVVNSQIKNIEPSVIGIMHNQKDWIKP, from the coding sequence ATGAAATTTCTTATACTATTTAGTCTTTTTTTTAATGTTTTACTATCTTCAACTTTAAACCTAAGTATGGGTTCTAGTCCAAGTAGAATAAATCCTATTTTATCAAATGATAGTGCAAGTTCGCAGATAAGTCAATGGATTTTTAATGGTCTACTAAAATATGACAAAAATGGAAATCCTACAGTTGATTTAGCTAGTTCATATGAATTTGAAACACCTACAAAACTAATAATAAAAATAAAAAAAGGTGTTCTTTGGCATGATGGAGTTGAAGTAACTTCAAAAGATGTAATCTTTACCTATGAAAAGATTATTGACCCAAAAGTATATGTTAGCTTTAGGTCAAACTTTAATGAGGTAGAAAGTGTTAAAGCTTTAGACAAATACACAGTTGAAATAATATTTAAAAAACCATATTTTAAAGCCTTAGTTACTTGGATGGTTAGTCTTTTACCTGAACATATCTTAAAAGATGAAGAAAACTTAATGACTTCAAAATTTAATAAAAAACCAATAGGGACAGGTCCATATAAATTAAAAGAGTTTAAAAATAATGCAGATATTGAACTTATTGCTAATGATGATTATTTTGAAGGTCGCCCTAAAATTGATAAAATACTTTATAAATTTATTCCTGATACTAATACCTCTTTTTTATTTTTAAAGCAAAAAAAACTTGATGTAGGTGGCTTAACACCTTTACAATATGAAAGACAAATAGATAAAAAATTTAAAGAAGACTTTAAAATTATAGAACAACCCTCTCTTGCATATTCTTACCTTGGATTTAATTTAAGAGATAAGAAGTTTCAAAATAAAAAGTTAAGGCAAGCAATAGCATATGCAACAAATAGAAAAGAGATGATTGATATTTTATATTTTGGACATGGAGAGATATGTGATGGTCCCTTTGCACCTTCCTCTTTTGTATTTGATGAAAAATTTAAACCCTACAGATATGATTTAGAAAAAGCAAAAAAACTACTAAAAGAGTTAGGATATGATGAAAACAACCCTTTTAGTTTTGAAGTAATTACAAATACCGGAAACCCAATTAGAGCAAATGCAGCGCAGATACTTCAATACCAATTAAAAAAAGCTAATATTCACATGAATATTAGAGTTATGGAGTGGCAAGCATTTTTAAATACTATTGTAACTCCTAGAAAATTTGAAGCTATTTTATTAGGTTGGTCAACAACTCTTATGCCAGATGCCTATGCTTTATGGCATAGTAACTCTGATAAACTGGGAAGATTTAATTTAGTTGGCTATAGAAATGAAAAAATCGATGCGCTTATAGATAAAGGTTCAGGGACAGTTGATAGGGAAAAGTTTGCTAAAATATATAA